From the Aspergillus puulaauensis MK2 DNA, chromosome 1, nearly complete sequence genome, the window GAACCCTCCGCAAGATTGAACAATACCAGAACTCTGGCAATATGTATGAATACCTGGCGCGATCAATCGCCCCTGAAATCTACGGCCATTTGGACGTTAAGAAGGCGCTCCTTTTGCTCCTCATTGGCGGTGTCACAAAAGAAATGGGGGACGGGATGCATATTCGTGGAGATATCAACATATGTCTGATGGGTGACCCTGGTGTTGCCAAATCGCAGTTGTTAAAGTACATTGCCAAGGTCGCACCGAGAGGCGTGTACACCACTGGTCGTGGTAGCAGTGGTGTCGGTCTCACAGCCGCAGTCATGCGTGACCCTGTTACGGATGAGATGGTGCTTGAGGGAGGAGCTCTCGTGCTAGCAGATAACGGTATTTGCTGTATCGATGAATTCGACAAGATGGAGGACGGAGACCGAACTGCAATCCACGAAGTCATGGAACAGCAAACCATCTCAATTTCCAAGGCAGGAATAACCACCACCCTTAATGCCCGTACCTCTATTCTTGCCGCAGCGAATCCGCTGTACGGCCGATACAACCCACGAGTATCCCCCGTTGAAAATATCAATCTGCCCGCAGCTTTGCTCTCGCGTTTCGACGTGATGTTCCTCATTCTTGACACTCCCTCCCAGGAaggagacgaggagctggCCAACCACGTCACTTACGTCCACATGCACAACAAGCACCCCGAAAACGAAGATTCGGGTGTCATTTTCTCGCCCCACGAAGTCCGTCAGTACATCGCCAAGGCACGAACATACCGACCGGTCGTTCCCTCGAGAATCTCGGACTACATGGTCGGAGCTTACGTGCAGATGAGGAAGCGGCAGAAGCGCGACGAAGCAAACAAGAAGCAGTTCTCTCACGTTACCCCTCGTACTTTGCTCGGTGTTGTCCGTGTCTCCCAAGCTCTTGCCCGACTTCGGTTCAGTGAGGAAGTCGAGACTTCAGACGTTGACGAGGCCCTCCGTCTGGTCGAGGTCAGCAGGGCATCTCTGACCAATGACGGCCAGGCCCACCTTGACCAGACCCCAACGTCCAAAATCTACAACCTCATTCGCAGCATGCACGAAAGCGGTGCAGCAGCcgttggagacggtgaagagggcgagctCAACCTGAGGAGGATTCGGGAGAGAGTCCTGGCCAAGGGTTTCACTGAAGACCAGCTCTCAACGACGATTGAAGAATATCAAAGTTCTAACGTAAGTTTTCTAATCTCCCCTTGGTATTGCTTTGGACCACCCGCTGACATTCCGCTTAGATCTGGCAAGTCATCGCCAACGGAACGCGTCTTGTCTTCCTTGACAATGTGGATGATATGGACATGTAATGAGAAATTTACCCTACTGAATTTTCTGGGCCTTTACGTTATTGCTAGCTTGATTATTTATATTGGTCTTCAAAGAGTAGTGCATGAGGCGGGTCGAATTGGACCGGTGTTTCGGTGTATCGTTGGCTATTTTTATGtttattttccttttcttgttCTATGAAATGATCTGGAATATCTGTTATCATTTGCCTTCTACAGCAAGTCAGATCGATATATAATAGAACTTCATGGTATACCTATTATACCTGAACTGGCCAGTGAGATGTAGTATGCCCCCAATTCCAGCGAATTTCAAAACATACCCACAGTAATATCAGCGCTTCCTTCTTAAAGTTGAGGGCCACTCAATAAGTGAAGTGagcaagatatatatcagggTTTAGTTTTtgtgtattatatatagttgaAATTCGTTCATTCTCGTTGAAGATCCTATTTGAGGGGCAACAGCTCAAAACCGAGAAATATATCATCAAGGAGTGTTATAGTGCTATATATTTCACCGAGAAGATAACTcaagttccagttccagcacCAATTCATCCATTACCCATCCACATACCCAAATCAAACAGTACACTTATCATAGATCGGCACCTCAGCACAAAGCTGGGAACTGGCACCATACGGGTTATCGCACAGCGTGTTGCACTCGGTAGACTCTGGCGTAAAGACCAGGAACTCATAGTCCGGCATGGCGAGGCGGAACTGCTTCGAGATGTCGTTGTTGTGCTTCGACGCTTTGTATCCGGCGCGGCATGCGCAGTGGAAGCGGCTGCCGGTGTTGATGCACGAGGTTGTGATGTCGCAGTGATTCTCGCCGGAGATAGGGTTGCAGGTTCCGCACTTGGGGGGTGGCCTGGGGTGAGGGTTTGCGCTCACAACGGAGG encodes:
- a CDS encoding putative adhesin (COG:S;~EggNog:ENOG410PU1N;~SECRETED:SignalP(1-20);~antiSMASH:Cluster_1.6); this encodes MKSLTLLSTLLLATASVVSANPHPRPPPKCGTCNPISGENHCDITTSCINTGSRFHCACRAGYKASKHNNDISKQFRLAMPDYEFLVFTPESTECNTLCDNPYGASSQLCAEVPIYDKCTV
- the MCM7 gene encoding DNA replication licensing factor MCM7 (COG:L;~EggNog:ENOG410PGHK;~InterPro:IPR027417,IPR003593,IPR001208,IPR041562, IPR027925,IPR033762,IPR031327,IPR008050,IPR012340, IPR018525;~PFAM:PF00493,PF17855,PF17207,PF07728,PF14551;~antiSMASH:Cluster_1.6;~go_component: GO:0042555 - MCM complex [Evidence IEA];~go_function: GO:0003677 - DNA binding [Evidence IEA];~go_function: GO:0003678 - DNA helicase activity [Evidence IEA];~go_function: GO:0005524 - ATP binding [Evidence IEA];~go_process: GO:0006260 - DNA replication [Evidence IEA];~go_process: GO:0006270 - DNA replication initiation [Evidence IEA];~go_process: GO:0032508 - DNA duplex unwinding [Evidence IEA]), giving the protein MALNQYPAPVDYNGQLDAFKDFLKHFKTLESASASAATEAIQDLNLDEDGTSDEYDFMDDADESGAQSRGARRNKEPKLKYMQMLQDVADRERSDILIELDDLITYERSLPEEVQLKLSDSVQKNAKRYVEVMSQAVDAIMPKETKEITFKDDVLDVIMSQREKRNEAMTMAAEADMDAALPPSMFPAELTRRYTLNFKPPTPSGSSSERASKALAVRNVRAEHLGNLITVRGITTRVSDVKPAVQINAYTCDRCGNEVFQPVTTKQFTPMTECVSPECKENNTKGQLFLSTRASKFIPFQEVKIQEMADQVPVGHIPRTMTVNCSGSLTRQLNPGDMVDIAGIFLPTPYTGFRAIRAGLLTDTYLEAQHVTQHKKSYTDIGMDSRTLRKIEQYQNSGNMYEYLARSIAPEIYGHLDVKKALLLLLIGGVTKEMGDGMHIRGDINICLMGDPGVAKSQLLKYIAKVAPRGVYTTGRGSSGVGLTAAVMRDPVTDEMVLEGGALVLADNGICCIDEFDKMEDGDRTAIHEVMEQQTISISKAGITTTLNARTSILAAANPLYGRYNPRVSPVENINLPAALLSRFDVMFLILDTPSQEGDEELANHVTYVHMHNKHPENEDSGVIFSPHEVRQYIAKARTYRPVVPSRISDYMVGAYVQMRKRQKRDEANKKQFSHVTPRTLLGVVRVSQALARLRFSEEVETSDVDEALRLVEVSRASLTNDGQAHLDQTPTSKIYNLIRSMHESGAAAVGDGEEGELNLRRIRERVLAKGFTEDQLSTTIEEYQSSNIWQVIANGTRLVFLDNVDDMDM